In Hyphomicrobiales bacterium, a single window of DNA contains:
- the purH gene encoding bifunctional phosphoribosylaminoimidazolecarboxamide formyltransferase/inosine monophosphate cyclohydrolase (involved in de novo purine biosynthesis) — protein sequence MSISPKSVPVPDQVAVKRALLSVSDKTGLIEFARALGERGVELVSTGGTRKAIADAGVAVADISEVTGFPEIMDGRVKTLHPSVHGGLLAIRDDADHAAAMKEHGIVGIDLVVVNLYPFEETIAGGADAATAIENIDIGGPAMIRASAKNHAYVAVVTDPADYSAVLDTLAATGGSSTIELRRKLAAKAFARTASYDAAISTWFAAELGDTAPERRTISGTLAQTLRYGENPHQSAAFYRTAQDRPGVASARQLQGKELSYNNINDTDAAYELVAEFDPARTAAVAIIKHANPCGVAEGATLLDAYEKALACDPVSAFGGIVALNRTLDAEAATKIVEIFTEVIIAPDATDEAIAIVASKKNLRLLIAGTLPDPREKGTTFRSVAGGFLSQTRDAACVDDLELKVVTKRAPSEEELADLRFAFRVAKHVKSNTIVYAKDGATVGVGAGQMSRVDSARIAARKAEDAAEAAGNAVPLTKGSVVASDAFFPFADGLLAAVEAGATAVIQPGGSMRDDEVIKAADEAGLAMVFTGVRHFRH from the coding sequence ATGTCGATCAGCCCGAAATCCGTTCCCGTTCCCGATCAGGTCGCCGTCAAGCGCGCCCTGCTGTCCGTATCAGACAAGACCGGCCTGATCGAGTTCGCCCGTGCGCTCGGCGAGCGCGGCGTCGAACTGGTCTCGACCGGCGGCACCCGCAAGGCCATCGCCGATGCCGGCGTCGCCGTCGCCGATATCAGCGAAGTGACCGGCTTTCCCGAGATCATGGATGGCCGCGTGAAGACGCTGCATCCGAGCGTGCATGGTGGCCTGCTTGCCATCCGCGACGACGCCGACCACGCCGCCGCGATGAAGGAACATGGCATCGTCGGCATCGATCTGGTGGTGGTGAACCTCTACCCGTTCGAGGAAACGATTGCCGGCGGCGCCGATGCCGCAACCGCGATCGAGAACATCGATATCGGCGGCCCGGCAATGATCCGCGCATCCGCCAAGAACCACGCCTATGTCGCCGTCGTCACCGACCCGGCCGACTATAGCGCCGTGCTCGACACGCTGGCCGCGACCGGCGGTTCGTCGACCATCGAACTGCGCCGCAAGCTCGCCGCCAAGGCGTTTGCCCGCACTGCGTCGTACGATGCCGCGATCTCGACCTGGTTCGCCGCCGAACTGGGCGATACCGCGCCCGAGCGCCGCACCATCTCCGGCACGCTTGCCCAGACGTTGCGCTATGGCGAGAACCCGCACCAGTCCGCCGCCTTCTATCGCACCGCGCAGGATCGCCCGGGCGTTGCCTCGGCCCGCCAGCTGCAGGGCAAGGAACTCTCCTACAACAACATCAACGACACCGATGCGGCCTATGAGCTCGTTGCCGAATTCGACCCGGCGCGCACCGCAGCCGTCGCCATCATCAAGCACGCCAATCCGTGCGGCGTCGCCGAGGGCGCGACCCTGCTCGATGCCTACGAAAAGGCACTTGCCTGCGATCCCGTCTCGGCTTTCGGCGGCATCGTCGCGCTGAACCGCACGCTTGATGCCGAAGCGGCCACGAAGATCGTCGAGATCTTCACCGAGGTGATCATCGCCCCCGACGCAACCGACGAAGCGATCGCCATCGTCGCGAGCAAGAAGAACCTGCGCCTGCTCATCGCCGGCACGCTGCCCGATCCGCGCGAGAAGGGCACCACCTTCCGTTCGGTCGCCGGTGGTTTCCTGTCGCAGACCCGCGACGCGGCCTGCGTCGACGATCTGGAACTGAAGGTCGTCACCAAGCGCGCGCCGAGCGAGGAAGAACTCGCCGACCTGCGCTTCGCCTTCCGCGTTGCCAAGCACGTCAAGTCGAACACCATCGTCTACGCCAAGGACGGCGCGACGGTTGGCGTCGGCGCCGGCCAGATGAGCCGCGTCGACTCGGCCCGCATCGCCGCACGCAAGGCGGAAGACGCCGCCGAGGCCGCCGGCAACGCCGTGCCGCTGACCAAGGGGTCTGTGGTCGCCTCCGACGCCTTCTTCCCGTTTGCAGATGGCCTCTTGGCCGCTGTCGAGGCAGGCGCCACGGCGGTGATCCAGCCGGGCGGCTCGATGCGCGACGACGAAGTCATCAAGGCCGCCGACGAAGCCGGCCTCGCCATGGTCTTCACCGGCGTGCGCCACTTCCGCCACTAG